DNA from Cytophagia bacterium CHB2:
CCACGAATGAATTTCAAAACGCGCAGCGCCCGGGCCTGCAAACCTCGCTGATTTGCGTGGGCAAAAAAGGGTATGAACATTTCCAGCGGCGCAATTATCCCATCCTGGCGAAGTACACCGGCTTTTTCAATTACCTCGATTTTACGCACGCGCAGGACATCGGCGAGTTGATTCAACAGCAATACACCGGTGAAAAACTCGACCGCATTTTTCTCGTGTATAACGAGTTCAAATCGGTGATCCAGCAGAATCTCACGGTGCAGCAACTGTTGCCGATCGTGCCGCGCCCGCCGCAGGATGAACGGTATCCCACGGATTTTATTTTCGAACCCTCGCCGCTAAAAATTTTGGACACGCTTTGCCCCAAATACATCAACATCGAGCTGTGGCAGGCGTTGCTGGAATCCTACGCCGCAGAGTTGGGCGCGCGCATGGCGGCGATGGACGCGGCAACGGAGAATGCCAAGGAAATCATTATGCAGTTGACGCTGCATTACAACAAAGCGCGGCAGGCGGCGATCACCAAAGAGCTTTTGGAAATCGTCGGCGGGGCTGAGGCGTTGAAGAAGTAGGCGGCTGAAGATGAGTAGATACGAAATCATTATCTATTGGAGTGAGGAAGATCAGGCGTTTATCGCGGAAGTTCCTGAACTTTTCGGCTGTGCGGCGGATGGAAAAACCCATAAACAAGCGTTGGCAAATGCCGAAATCATCATTCAAGAATAGTTTGAAACTGCGAAAGAGTCGGGTCGCCCAATTCCTCGGCCTAAGCGCCATCTCATGTATGCTCAATAAAAACGGTTTGTAGAACCGCATCGATCGATCTTATTTATTTGCAGCCGTACGTTTTTCAAAAAGCAAGCTTTTAGCCACGGATTTACACGGATCTACACGGATTTCAGAGATTTATAAAAATATAAAGGCATCAGTGAAAATCCGTGTTGATCTGTGGCTAAAGAAAAAGTGCCTGGTAATCAATCTCAATCTTAAGGCCATTCTCACATGCAAGAAGGCAGAGTCGTTCAAGTTATCGGCGCGGTAGTCGATGTTTCGTTTGAAGGCGCGGAAATGCCAGCCATTCTCACCGCGCTCGAATTGAATCGCGCAGTCGGCGGCGGCAAAAGCGAGCGCCTGGTTTTGGAAGTGCAGCAGCATCTCGGCGAGAATACCGCGCGTTGCATCGCCATGGATTCCACCGACGGCCTGGTGCGCGGCACGAAAGTGAAGAACACCGGGCAGCCCATCTTGATGCCGGTCGGCGCCGGCACGCTGGGCCGCGTGCTCAATGTGATCGGCGAGGCGATCGATG
Protein-coding regions in this window:
- the atpG gene encoding ATP synthase F1 subunit gamma, with product TNEFQNAQRPGLQTSLICVGKKGYEHFQRRNYPILAKYTGFFNYLDFTHAQDIGELIQQQYTGEKLDRIFLVYNEFKSVIQQNLTVQQLLPIVPRPPQDERYPTDFIFEPSPLKILDTLCPKYINIELWQALLESYAAELGARMAAMDAATENAKEIIMQLTLHYNKARQAAITKELLEIVGGAEALKK